A single region of the Brachypodium distachyon strain Bd21 chromosome 3, Brachypodium_distachyon_v3.0, whole genome shotgun sequence genome encodes:
- the LOC100838496 gene encoding diphthine--ammonia ligase, translating to MEVVALVSGGKDSCFAMMRCLDYGHKVVALANLIPLDDAVDELDSYMYQTVGHQIVVCYAKCMGLPLFRRRISGSTRNHGLKYSVTPGDEVEDMFALLSEVKRQIPSVAAVSSGAIASDYQRLRVESVCSRLGLVSLAYMWKQDQTLLLEEMIRRGIVAITVKVAALGLKPSAHLGKELVELKSHLLHMNESYGINVCGEGGEYETLTLDCPLFRNARIVLDDFEVILHSADSIASVGILHPLAFHLEHKPGSSSSIGDGAIAQENSSSLYEVNGGIVHADAEDKQTSSPAPTSDAYPNIDVCISKTGKTVFSIGCWKKEPSGSCASEGLKADLVAVLSRIENQLKEEGLTWVNVLYVHLYISSMKEFGLANEVYVSFITEKKCHLGVPSRSTIELPLVQVGLGNAYVEVLVANDLVKRVLHVQSISCWAPSCIGPYSQATLYGEILYMAGQLGLDPPTMKLCPGGATAELELALVNSEAVANAFNSSIFSSAIHFLVYCSARLTSSEKEEVEHKLQNSYVGNLDCSRTGSYPTILYVLAPDLPKGACVEIKPTLYVPTNDDDDGDAMRELDTGGSHPASSKVPSEWSARYSGLHDSCCLIHTVAGRICSAVVSITNDIASKICSRTEHLSDEHLKALAKFCAFQLAKILIDNGFCWDNVTMLRFYYSVEHPVAADVMSRAFSEVFTELGEADSSCRTDGVPIFNMVPVSGSGCSASMNNIITCELLASKA from the exons ATGGAAGTGGTGGCCCTGGTGAGCGGCGGCAAGGACAGCTGCTtcgccatgatgcgatgcctCGACTACGGCCACAAG GTCGTCGCTCTGGCTAATCTCATTCCCCTCGACGATGCTGTCGACGAGCTCGACAGCTACATGTACCAAACT GTTGGACACCAGATTGTGGTCTGCTATGCTAAATGCATGGGGTTGCCTCTGTTCCGGCGGCGCATTAGTGGATCAACAAG GAATCACGGTCTTAAATATAGTGTTACTCCAGGTGATGAGGTGGAGGATATGTTTGCCCTGTTGAGTGAGGTTAAGCGGCAAATTCCGTCTGTCGCTGCCGTCTCTTCAGGCGCCATCGCCTCCGATTACCAGAGGCTTCGGGTCGAGAGTGTCTGCTCAAGGTTGGGCCTGGTCTCATTGGCATATATGTGGAAGCAGGACCAGACTTTGCTTCTTGAAGAAATG ATAAGAAGGGGCATTGTGGCTATAACTGTTAAG GTTGCTGCACTGGGGTTGAAACCTTCTGCTCACTTGGGGAAAGAACTGGTTGAACTTAAGAGCCATCTACTCCATATGAATGA GAGTTATGGAATCAATGTCTGTGGTGAAGGTGGAGAGTACGAAACACTAACTCTTGACTGCCCTCTATTCCGT AATGCAAGAATTGTCCTTGATGATTTTGAAGTAATACTCCACTCTGCTGATTCCATTGCTTCAGTTGGAATTCTTCATCCATTAGCATTTCATCTTGAGCACAAGCCAGGTTCATCTAGCAGCATTGGGGATGGTGCTATTGCTCAAGAGAACTCGAGTTCCTTGTATGAAGTAAATGGAGGTATTGTGCATGCTGATGCGGAAGACAAACAGACTTCGAGTCCAGCACCAACTTCTGATGCTTacccaaatatagatgtatgcATCTCAAAGACAGGGAAGACGGTCTTTTCCATTGGTTGTTGGAAGAAAGAACCGTCCGGATCTTGTGCTTCTGAAG GCCTGAAGGCAGATCTAGTTGCGGTTTTGAGCAGAATAGAGAATCAGCTCAAGGAAGAGGGATTAACTTGGGTGAATGTTCTATATGTTCACCTCTACATTTCAAGCATGAAGGAATTCGGATTAGCCAATGAAGTTTATGTCAGCTTCATTACAGAAAAGAAATGTCACCTTGGTGTTCCTTCACGCAGTACAATTGAATTGCCACTAGTTCAAGTTGGTTTAGGCAATGCATATGTGGAAGTTCTAGTTGCAAATGATCTGGTCAAAAGAGTTCTGCATGTACAAAGCATCTCATGCTGGGCTCCTAGTTGCATTGGACCTTATAGCCAG GCAACACTATATGGAGAGATTCTATATATGGCTGGTCAGCTCGGGCTTGATCCCCCTACAATGAAGCTCTGCCCTGGAGGTGCAACAGCTGAACTGGAACTAGCACTGGTAAATAGTGAAGCTGTGGCTAATGCCTTCAACAGCTCTATCTTTTCTTCAGCAATACACTTTCTGGTGTACTGCTCTGCCCGGTTGACATCCAGTGAGAAGGAAGAAGTTGAACATAAACTTCAGAATTCATATGTTGGTAATTTAGATTGCTCAAGAACCGGATCATATCCTACTATTCTATATGTACTTGCACCAGATCTTCCAAAAGG AGCGTGTGTGGAGATAAAACCAACATTATATGTCCCCAcgaatgatgatgatgatggagatGCTATGAGAGAGCTGGATACTGGAGGGTCACACCCAGCATCGAGCAAAGTTCCGAGTGAGTGGAGCGCACGATACTCTGGCTTGCATGACTCATGCTGCCTGATCCACACGGTTGCTGGGAGGATTTGTTCTGCTGTAGTTTCAATCACAAATGATATTGCATCAAAGATCTGTTCTAGAACTGAACACCTCTCGGACGAGCATTTGAAAGCCCTAGCTAAATTTTGTGCTTTCCAGCTCGCAAAGATCCTGATAGATAACGGCTTTTGCTGGGACAACGTAACG ATGTTAAGGTTCTACTATTCGGTAGAGCATCCAGTGGCAGCGGATGTGATGTCCCGTGCATTTTCTGAGGTTTTCACAGAGCTTGGAGAAGCCGATAGCTCCTGCAGAACTGATGGGGTGCCTATTTTCAACATGGTTCCAGTTTCTGGATCTGGTTGCTCGGCTTCGATGAATAACATCATAACGTGCGAGCTATTAGCTTCCAAAGCTTAA
- the LOC100841036 gene encoding casein kinase 1-like protein 10 — protein sequence MDHVVGGKFKLGKKIGSGSFGELFLAVNSQTGEEVAVKLENVKTKHPQLHYESKLYMLLQGGTGIPHLKWFGVEGEYNVMVIDLLGPSLEDLFNYCSRKFSLKTVLMLADQMINRVEYMHSKGFLHRDIKPDNFLMGLGRKANQVYIIDYGLAKKFRDLQTHKHIPYRENKNLTGTARYASVNTHLGVEQSRRDDLESLGYVLMYFLRGSLPWQGLKAGTKKQKYDKISEKKMLTPVEVLCKSYPSEFISYFHYCRSLRFEDKPDYSYLKRLFRDLFIREGYQFDYVFDWTILKYPQIGSNPRMRPSERTSGAPGPSVEKIEKAPVESSTRRNPSASLNQSDNYATRPRETVSMSLKEIMHSTDRSGERTVERPRSSSRTGSASRRAVASSSRPASSMEPSEQQYGRTSRLFSSNNGGSRPSSTQRVNPSVGESRATSLSRAAVARGSRDEPLHRSLELLSLGGGKRK from the exons ATGGATCACGTGGTCGGGGGCAAGTTCAAGCTCGGCAAGAAGATCGGGAGCGGATCGTTCGGGGAGCTATTCCTCG CTGTTAATTCGCAGACCGGAGAGGAAGTCGCCGTCAAATTG GAAAATGTGAAGACCAAGCACCCGCAGCTTCATTACGAGTCGAAGCTGTATATGCTTCTACAAGGAGGAA CTGGCATACCGCACTTGAAGTGGTTTGGTGTGGAAGGAGAGTATAATGTGATGGTGATTGATCTTCTTGGACCTAGCCTTGAGGACTTGTTCAACTATTGTAGTAGAAAGTTCTCATTGAAGACCGTGCTCATGCTCGCTGATCAGATG ATTAATCGAGTTGAATACATGCATTCAAAAGGATTTCTTCACCGTGATATAAAGCCGGACAATTTCCTCATGGGGCTTGGTAGGAAAGCCAATCAG GTATATATAATAGATTATGGACTTGCAAAGAAATTTAGGGACCTTCAGACTCACAAACACATACCCTACAG GGAGAACAAGAATCTCACTGGAACGGCACGCTATGCAAGTGTCAATACCCACCTTGGCGTTG AGCAAAGCAGGAGAGATGATTTAGAATCTCTTGGTTATGTCCTTATGTACTTCCTCAGAGGCAG CCTGCCATGGCAGGGGCTGAAAGCTGGTACTAAGAAGCAGAAATATGACAAAATAAGTGAGAAAAAGATGCTTACTCCTGTGGAG GTACTCTGCAAATCCTACCCGTCAGAATTCATTTCTTACTTCCACTACTGTCGATCATTGCGGTTTGAAGACAAACCCGATTATTCTTACTTGAAGAGACTGTTCCGTGATCTCTTCATCCGGgaag GATACCAATTTGATTATGTATTTGACTGGACCATTTTGAAATATCCCCAGATAGGTTCCAATCCACGGATGAGG CCAAGTGAAAGAACTAGTGGAGCTCCTGGACCTTCTGTTGAGAAGATAGAGAAGGCTCCAG TTGAATCATCTACTCGAAGGAATCCTAGCGCTTCTCTGAATCAGAGTGACAACTACGCAACACGACCACGGGAAACTGTATCGATGTCACTAAAGGAAATT ATGCATAGCACAGACCGGTCTGGCGAAAGGACTGTGGAGAGACCTCGTTCATCCTCTCGTACAGGCAGTGCATCGAGGAGAGCAGTTGCATCAAGCAGCAGACCAGCCTCATCTATGGAACCAAGCGAGCAGCAATACGGCAGGACAAGCAGGTTGTTTTCTAGCAATAACGGTGGCAGCCGCCCTTCCAGCACCCAGAGAGTTAATCCATCTGTAGGTGAGTCAAGGGCCACATCCCTTTCACGAGCCGCGGTTGCCAGAGGGTCCCGCGACGAGCCCCTCCACCGCAGCCTTGAGCTCCTATCCCTCGGTGGCGGCAAGAGGAAATAG